From one Lycium barbarum isolate Lr01 chromosome 6, ASM1917538v2, whole genome shotgun sequence genomic stretch:
- the LOC132644165 gene encoding uncharacterized protein LOC132644165 has translation MYVATTKFSIKVNGDSFGYFEGKRGLRQGDPISPLLFVLVMEYLSRVLEKMAKLPDFRYHPMCKQQGLTHLVFADDLMIFCKGQTTFVRRIMEALMHFSEVTVGSFPIRYLGLPLSPKKWNKLECNQLCQKITEKIRAVSTRHLSYAGKLHIINSILFSLQNFWGSLFILPQSVLKEVDKKCREFLWGSTTEKKKISLVAWEKLCRPKHQGGLNIKGCKIWNMAAVGKLIWHIMEKKDILWVKWVQGVYMNNTDDFMNHVPGSDCSWKYSVTKGYIQLIREAPRRDIAELVWNRVAVPKHQFILWLAVLDRLLTRIRLQEIGLGCEENQCAMCTDGLMEIANHLFSDYVWTRGVWDSIHGWIGVIVQHRGIQEDMQIIKSKHWNRLRKDILAAVYGAVIYYTWMARNNSIFQGKNVSSNFVVQQIQSVIKERLNIFRDTKRGRKCSSFIQDLYN, from the exons ATGTATGTTGCCACTACTAAATTCTCAATTAAGGTGAATGGGGATAGCTTTGGATATTTTGAGGGGAAAAGAGGCTTGAGGCAAGGGGATCCTATTTCCCCTTTGCTATTTGTGTTGGTCATGGAATACCTCTCAAGGGTCTTGGAAAAAATGGCTAAATTGCCAGATTTTAGATACCACCCTATGTGCAAACAGCAGGGGTTGACACACTTAGTATTTGCAGATGACTTGATGATTTTTTGCAAGGGTCAAACAACATTTGTCAGAAGAATTATGGAAGCATTGATGCATTTCTCTGAAGTAACAG TTGGCTCATTCCCTATAAGGTACTTGGGCTTACCATTATCACCAAAGAAATGGAATAAATTGGAGTGCAATCAATTATGTCAAAAGATCACAGAAAAGATTCGAGCTGTATCCACCAGGCATCTATCCTATGCAGGAAAATTGCATATCATAAACTCTATCCTGTTTTCACTTCAAAATTTCTGGGGATCACTGTTCATATTGCCACAAAGTGTCCTAAAAGAGGTGGATAAGAAGTGTAGGGAGTTCCTTTGGGGGAGTACAACCGAGAAAAAGAAAATCTCTCTGGTTGCTTGGGAAAAGTTGTGTAGACCTAAGCACCAAGGGGGTTTAAACATTAAGGGGTGTAAAATCTGGAATATGGCAGCTGTTGGGAAACTAATTTGGCACATAATGGAGAAAAAGGATATACTTTGGGTTAAATGGGTGCAAGGTGTGTATATGAACAATACTGATGACTTCATGAATCATGTTCCTGGTTCTGACTGCAGCTG GAAGTATTCAGTAACTAAGGGGTATATTCAGTTGATAAGAGAAGCACCAAGACGGGACATTGCTGAACTGGTGTGGAATAGAGTTGCAGTACCAAAACACCAATTCATTCTATGGCTTGCAGTGTTAGATCGACTGCTTACTAGAATAAGGCTGCAGGAAATTGGTCTGGGATGTGAGGAGAATCAGTGTGCTATGTGTACTGATGGGTTAATGGAGATAGCAAATCATTTATTCTCAGACTATGTATGGACAAGAGGAGTATGGGATTCAATCCATGGGTGGATAGGTGTTATAGTCCAACATAGAGGAATTCAGGAAGATATGCAGATCATCAAGTCTAAGCACTGGAATCGACTCAGGAAAGATATATTAGCAGCTGTCTATGGTGCTGTGATCTACTACACTTGGATGGCAAGGAATAACTCGATTTTTCAAGGGAAGAATGTGAGTAGCAATTTTGTAGTTCAACagatacaaagtgtgattaaggaAAGGCTGAATATATTTAGAGATACAAAGAGAGGTAGGAAATGTAGTTCTTTTATACAAGATCTTTATAACTAG
- the LOC132644166 gene encoding secreted RxLR effector protein 161-like, whose amino-acid sequence MDKVHPLSTPIVVRSLDINKDPFRPYENDEELLGAEIPYLSAIGTLMYLANNSRPDIAFSVSLLARFSSSPTRRHWNGIKNIFRYLRGTIDMGFYSNESNSQLIGYADAGYLSDPHKGRSQTGYLFTCGGTAISWRSTKQTMVATSSNHAKIIAIHEASRESGEIDVQQVRSSDNLADMFTKALPISTFEKLIYKIGMRHLREIK is encoded by the exons ATGGATAAAGTACATCCATTGAGTACCCCAATAGTTGTGAGATCACTTGATATTAATAAAGATCCATTTCGACCTTATGAAAATGATGAAGAACTTCTTGGTGCTGAAATACCATATTTGAGTGCAATTGGAACAttaatgtatcttgccaataaTTCTCGACCAGATATAGCTTTCTCTGTAAGCTTATTAGCAAGATTTAGTTCTTCCCCAACAAGAAGACATTGGAATGGTATTAAGAATATATTCAGATACCTCCGAGGGACCATTGATATGGGGTTTTATTCAAATGAATCCAATTCACAACtaattggttatgcagatgcaggataTTTGTCCGATCCACATAAAGGTCGATCCCAGACAGGGTATTTATTTACATGTGGAGGTACAGCTATATCATGGCGTTCAACAAAACAAACTAtggttgctacttcttcaaatcatgcaaAGATAATAGCCATTCATGAAGCAAGTCGAGAAAGC GGTGAAATAGATGTTCAACAAGTTCGCTCAAGTGATAACTTAGCAGATATGTTCACTAAGGCATTACCAATCTCAACATTTGAGAAGCTAAtatacaagattggaatgcgtcaTCTTCGAGAAATTAAGTGA
- the LOC132644167 gene encoding uncharacterized protein LOC132644167, producing MSNLSKLELVALDITVNNYLSWVLDAEIHLEDKGLEDTIKQENKSSSQDKAKAMIFLGHHLHELLKTEYLTVKDPLELWNNLKDRYEHLKLTVLPKAQYDWMHLRLQDFKTITDYNSVIHQVSSVLKLCGETITDEHLLEKTFATFHASNVLLQQQYREKGFKKYADLISCLLVAEQNNTLLMKNHESCPTRSAPFPEVNAALGYDKPERRQNNYHGHGHG from the coding sequence ATGTCGAACTTATCAAAGCTTGAACTTGTGGCACTTGACATTACCGTAAACAATTATTTATCATGGGTCCTTGATGCTGAAATTCACCTTGAGGATAAAGGTCTTGAGGATACTATTAAACAGGAAAATAAATCATCAAGTCAAGATAAAGCTAAGGCTATGATTTTCCTTGGTCATCATCTCCATGAATTATTAAAAACTGAATATTTAACTGTGAAAGatccacttgaattgtggaataATTTGAAGGATCGATATGAACATCTAAAGCTGACGGTATTACCGAAAGCTCAATATGACTGGATGCATCTCCGGCTCCAAGATTTTAAAACTATAACTGATTATAATTCTGTTATCCATCAAGTAAGTTCTGTATTAAAATTGTGTGGAGAGACTATCACTGATGAACACTTACTGGAGAAAACTTTTGCCACTTTTCATGCTTCAAATGTGTTGCTACAACAGCAATACCGTGAAAAGGGGTTCAAAAAGTATGCTGATTTAATTTCATGCCTACTTGTGGCTGAGCAAAATAATActctattaatgaaaaatcatgaatccTGTCCCACTAGGTCtgctccattccctgaagtgaatgcaGCACTAGGTTATGATAAGCCTGAAAGAAGGCAAAATAATTATCATGGTCATGGCCATGGTTGA